In Salvelinus alpinus chromosome 20, SLU_Salpinus.1, whole genome shotgun sequence, a genomic segment contains:
- the tlr7 gene encoding toll-like receptor 7, with protein sequence MMSHMMRSECASFHVCGVILLGLWCSSVLAAGSWYPKTLPCDVTLASNDTMVNVDCTERGLLEVPKDIPRNTTNLTLTINHIPLINSTSFQGLENLTEIDMRCNCVPIKIGPKDRMCTESVTIKTNTFKDLRNLKALYLDGNQLTSIPKGLPPNLILLSLEVNKIYTILKRNLSDITNVQILYLGQNCYYRNPCNVSYQIEEGAFLQLDNMTLLSLKSNNLSYIPPRLPTSLRELYLYNNKIEMVTDKDFHNLTQLEILDLSGNCPRCYNAPFPCIPCPNNSLQIDTSTFKTLTKLRILRMHSNSLTYVLREWFQNCKELRVLDLSTNFLAREIAFTYFPQALPNLEELDLSFNYELQRYPATLHLSSSFSSLKSLKVLRIRAFVFQQLTLEDISPLINLKNLEVIDLGTNFIKITNLSILMELKSLKIINLSDNKISSPSESGQSVAFSGGEAMHGSPMSDAGHSRNGEVREIHYFRYDEYARSCKYKDKEDGTLNSFVNTQCSKFGKTLDISRNNIFFLHSRFLNLADLRCLNLSGNAMSQSLNGSEFTFLTHLQYLDFSFNRLDLLYSSAFQELRSLVILDISNNNHYFESEGLTHMLNFTKNLTKLKILLMNYNKISTSTNTELESRSLEKLEFKGNRLDMLWRDGDTRYIDYFKKLLNLRVLDISHNNLNFIPQQVFQGLPDKLTNLYINNNKLKIFSWEKLIILQYLEVLDLSSNSISTVPPELSNCTRSLKTLLLRRNQISKLSAYFLKDAFSLKYLDLSFNHIQNIEQTSMPDDVVDQMDTLVLNNNKFMCNCNALMFVMWLNRTMVNIPRLATAVTCAAPGAQRGHPVISLDLELQACQHNYLSIILYILLTSLVLSFVTLSISSHLFLWDVWYLYHFLLAKFKGYRRLSSPSAFYDAFVVYDKKDPEVSEWVLKELLVQLEDHGDHPLQLCLEERDWIPGCPLIDNLSQSIHQSKRTVFILTNKYIKSGDFKTAFYMAHQRLMDERDDVIVLIFLEKVPSHSKYLRLRKRLYRRSVMEWPTNPQAQQYFWFSLRSVLVTDSQKQYSNLFKETL encoded by the coding sequence AGGTCCGAATGTGCATCTTTCCACGTGTGTGGGGTGATACTGCTGGGCCTGTGGTGCTCCTCTGTGCTGGCAGCTGGAAGCTGGTACCCCAAAACCCTACCCTGTGACGTCACCCTGGCCAGCAACGACACAATGGTCAACGTAGATTGCACTGAGAGAGGACTTCTGGAGGTCCCAAAGGACATCCCCAGAAACACCACCAACCTGACCCTCACCATCAACCACATCCCTCTCATTAACTCAACGTCCTTCCAGGGCCTGGAGAACCTCACCGAGATCGACATGCGCTGTAACTGCGTGCCCATCAAGATCGGCCCCAAGGACCGCATGTGCACAGAGAGTGTGACTATCAAGACAAACACCTTCAAAGACCTGAGGAatctgaaggctctgtatttgGATGGGAATCAGCTTACCAGCATTCCAAAGGGTCTCCCTCCGAACCTCATTCTGCTCAGTCTAGAGGTGAATAAAATATATACCATTCTGAAAAGGAACCTCTCTGACATCACTAACGTACAGATTCTTTACCTGGGTCAAAATTGTTACTATCGTAACCCATGTAATGTTTCCTATCAAATTGAGGAGGGAGCATTTCTACAGCTTGATAACATGACTCTCCTATCCCTCAAGTCAAATAACCTATCCTACATTCCCCCAAGATTACCGACAAGTCTCAGAGAGTTGTATCTCTATAACAACAAGATTGAAATGGTTACTGACAAAGATTTTCATAACCTAACCCAATTGGAGATACTTGACCTGAGCGGAAACTGCCCGCGCTGTTACAATGCACCATTTCCTTGTATTCCGTGTCCTAACAATTCACTTCAGATAGACACAAGCACCTTTAAAACGTTGACCAAACTGAGGATACTACGCATGCATAGTAACTCCCTTACGTATGTGCTTAGAGAGTGGTTTCAGAACTGTAAAGAGCTGCGAGTACTTGATCTCTCAACCAACTTTTTAGCTCGAGAGATAGCATTTACTTACTTCCCACAAGCTCTACCCAACCTGGAAGAATTGGACCTGTCTTTTAACTACGAGCTGCAGAGGTATCCAGCTACACTGCACCTTAGTTCTTCATTTTCCTCCCTGAAATCCTTGAAAGTACTCCGCATCAGGGCCTTCGTCTTCCAGCAACTCACCCTGGAAGACATCAGCCCACTGATTAATCTAAAGAACCTGGAGGTCATTGACTTGGGCACCAACTTCATCAAAATAACCAACCTCAGCATTCTAATGGAACTGAAAAGCTTAAAAATAATCAATTTATCTGACAACAAAATATCGTCCCCCTCTGAAAGTGGTCAGTCTGTTGCCTTTTCAGGAGGAGAAGCCATGCACGGCTCCCCAATGTCAGATGCTGGGCATAGCCGCAATGGAGAAGTGAGAGAGATTCATTATTTTAGATACGATGAGTACGCTCGCAGCTGCAAATACAAGGACAAGGAGGATGGGACGCTGAATTCATTCGTCAATACCCAGTGCAGCAAGTTTGGAAAAACCCTGGATATCAGCAGGAATAATATATTTTTCCTTCACTCCAGATTCTTGAACCTTGCTGACCTTAGATGCCTAAATCTCTCTGGAAATGCCATGAGCCAAAGTCTAAATGGTTCCGAGTTTACTTTCCTCACTCACTTACAGTACCTTGACTTCTCATTCAATCGTCTAGACCTTCTCTATTCCTCAGCGTTTCAGGAACTGAGAAGTTTAGTTATCTTGGACATAAGCAACAACAACCATTACTTTGAATCTGAGGGTTTGACCCACATGCTTAATTTCACCAAAAATCTGACCAAACTGAAGATATTACTAATGAACTATAATAAGATTTCTACATCCACCAACACAGAGCTGGAGAGTCGCTCTCTGGAGAAGTTAGAGTTCAAAGGTAACCGTTTAGATATGCTTTGGAGAGACGGTGATACAAGATACATTGACTACTTCAAAAAACTGCTAAATCTGAGGGTCCTAGACATCTCTCACAACAACCTCAACTTCATCCCTCAGCAAGTCTTCCAAGGCCTGCCAGACAAACTCACTAATCtctacatcaacaacaacaaactgaaGATTTTTAGTTGGGAGAAGCTGATTATTCTTCAGTACTTAGAGGTCCTAGATCTCAGTAGTAATAGCATATCAACAGTTCCCCCAGAGCTCTCCAACTGCACCAGATCTCTCAAGACTCTCCTCTTACGCAGAAATCAAATATCCAAACTCTCTGCGTATTTCCTCAAGGACGCCTTTAGTTTGAAGTATCTGGATCTCAGCTTCAATCACATTCAAAACATTGAGCAGACCAGCATGCCTGATGATGTTGTCGATCAAATGGACACGTTAGTCCTGAACAACAACAAGTTCATGTGCAACTGTAACGCCCTCATGTTTGTGATGTGGCTGAACCGCACCATGGTGAACATCCCCAGACTGGCCACCGCTGTGACCTGTGCTGCTCCAGGAGCCCAGAGGGGTCATCCGGTCATCTCCCTGGACCTAGAACTGCAGGCCTGCCAGCATAACTACCTATCCATCATCCTCTACATCCTCCTCACATCCCTGGTGCTCAGCTTCGTCACCCTCTCCATCTCCAGCCACCTCTTCCTCTGGGACGTGTGGTACCTGTACCACTTCCTCCTGGCCAAGTTCAAAGGCTACAGACGCCTGTCCTCGCCGAGCGCTTTCTACGACGCCTTCGTGGTGTACGACAAGAAGGACCCGGAGGTATCTGAGTGggtgctgaaggagctgcttgtTCAGCTGGAGGACCATGGGGACCACCCCTTACAGCTGTGTCTGGAGGAACGAGACTGGATCCCTGGCTGCCCCCTGATTGACAACCTCTCCCAGAGCATTCACCAGAGCAAGAGGACCGTGTTCATACTGACGAACAAGTACATCAAGAGCGGGGACTTCAAGACCGCATTCTACATGGCCCATCAGAGGCTTATGGATGAGAGAGATGATGTGATTGTCTTGATTTTTCTGGAAAAAGTCCCCAGTCACTCAAAGTACCTGAGACTCAGGAAGAGGTTGTATAGGCGGTCAGTGATGGAGTGGCCAACAAATCCTCAAGCGCAGCAATACTTTTGGTTTAGCCTAAGGAGTGTACTGGTAACAGACAGTCAAAAACAATACAGTAATCTCTTCAAGGAGACTCTTTGA
- the LOC139547287 gene encoding toll-like receptor 8 yields MAATTCWLQLASLFLCHFLVINTSCTLWMPCDIKVVNTSKTTNDIIFNCEERQLRNVPVGITRNVTVLDLSENNIQNVSFGAFSNLENLTILNLNWVNQNHISHIAEGAFKNLTNLQDLRLNGNGLIEIPQNLPLSLEKLMLDNNKINFLNMSNLSGITHVKELFLSKNCYYWNPCENNFTIGNGTFAALINLEVLTLAFNNLTQVPKELPSSLKTLRLESNKIQYIDKDDFHGLTHLETLELQGNCPRCSNAPFPCVPCPKIYLDIHPHAFHGLTELQTLHLAGNSLGCINNSWFESLNNLKQLFLSYNFLSKAMTEGTFFSYLPKLEVMDFSFNYDLLAYPDTLLLSRQFSKLVSLRTLHIAGYVFKEIQSDTLSPLHHLKNLSALNMGINFIVRSNSTIFRKFSHLKLIYLAENRLYPVSVSDSPGRVLGSNSKPALHKSPLTSHYSHPKDFSFELKHGLVKQECFDSGRVLVLSSNNIFFISPKQFEGYGDIACLNLSRNGFSAALNGTEFTTLPALTYLDLSFNKIDLAYDNAFKELHKLQVLDLSYNSHYFGVSGVTHNLNFLTNLPALKVLNMSNNNIFTLTTKQMTSASLKELQFQHNLLATLWKERDGSYNSLFKNLVNLTYLDISFNSIEKIPSTVYENLPYTLQKLCMSHNLLTHFDWDKLASFQQLNILDLSYNSLYHMSANLSNFTNALQMLDLSYNQICQLSDGFFKGAQNLQILDLSHNQLTIVNETTFLSGPENYMKTLSLQGNPFQCTCDLLDFIQWIMCNKNVKIPRLATELICNMPAKTRGQPVILFDIKECVIDNDAFLRYSRSASLIMLTMAITMAAHMFYWDASYILYYLRAKLKGYHSFGSATTDNLYDAFVTYDTRDPLVSDWVLNHLRVQLEERGEKHLPLCLEERDWVPGVPLIDNLSHSIRQSRKTVFVLTEAYVRTGTFRMAVYLAHQRLLDENMDVIVLVLLEPVLQHSHFLRLRRRLCGKSVLEWTRTAAAEPWFWQCLRNAVRLDNQVMYNQMYSRYFTNKYPPSLVLCAIWIETHLYPIHLRSSAKMSDKPDLAEVSNFDKTKLKKTETQEKNPLPTKETIEQEKQATA; encoded by the exons ATG GCTGCTACCACCTGCTGGTTACAGTTGGCATCATTGTTCCTGTGTCACTTCCTGGTCATAAATACCTCATGTACCTTATGGATGCCATGTGACATTAAGGTGGTCAATACTTCCAAAACCACTAATGACATCATCTTCAATTGTGAGGAGCGTCAACTGAGAAATGTACCCGTTGGCATCACCAGGAATGTGACTGTGCTGGACCTATCAGAAAACAACATCCAGAATGTATCTTTTGGTGCATTTTCTAATCTGGAGAACCTGACCATTCTCAATCTCAACTGGGTCAACCAGAACCATATAAGTCACATTGCCGAAGGTGCCTTCAAAAATCTGACAAACCTGCAGGACCTAAGGCTTAATGGAAATGGCCTCATTGAAATTCCACAAAACCTCCCACTCAGCCTGGAAAAACTCATGCTGGACAATAACAAAATCAATTTCTTGAATATGAGCAACCTCTCTGGTATAACACATGTGAAGGAGCTTTTCTTATCCAAAAACTGTTACTACTGGAATCCTTGTGAGAATAATTTTACTATAGGAAACGGCACATTCGCAGCATTGATTAACTTAGAAGTTTTGACGTTGGCCTTTAATAATTTAACTCAAGTTCCAAAAGAACTTCCAAGCTCTTTAAAAACATTACGGCTTGAATCTaacaagatacagtatattgATAAGGATGATTTCCATGGACTAACCCATCTAGAAACCCTTGAATTACAGGGAAACTGTCCACGATGCTCCAATGCTCCATTTCCGTGTGTCCCCTGTCCCAAAATTTACCTAGATATTCATCCTCATGCATTTCATGGCCTTACAGAGTTACAGACACTGCACCTAGCAGGGAACTCACTCGGTTGTATCAATAACTCCTGGTTTGAGAGTTTAAACAATCTTAAACAACTGTTCCTCTCTTATAATTTCTTGTCTAAGGCTATGACTGAAGGAACATTTTTTAGCTATCTACCAAAGCTAGAAGTTATGGATTTTTCATTCAATTATGATTTGTTAGCTTACCCTGACACCCTACTGCTTTCAAGACAGTTTTCTAAATTGGTGTCACTTAGAACATTGCATATAGCAGGTTATGTTTTTAAAGAAATCCAGTCAGATACTCTCAGCCCGCTCCATCATCTAAAAAATCTGTCAGCGTTAAACATGGGAATTAATTTCATTGTTCGCTCTAATTCTACCATATTCAGAAAATTCTCACACTTGAAACTAATATACCTCGCAGAAAATAGGCTGTATCCAGTTTCAGTGAGCGATTCACCAGGCCGTGTCTTAGGAAGCAATTCAAAGCCGGCGCTGCACAAGTCACCTCTCACTAGTCACTATTCACATCCAAAGGATTTTTCCTTTGAGTTAAAACACGGCCTTGTGAAACAAGAGTGCTTTGACTCTGGTCGAGTGCTGGTCCTTAGTTCAAATAATATCTTCTTCATTTCTCCAAAGCAATTTGAGGGCTATGGTGACATTGCATGTCTGAACCTATCAAGAAATGGATTTTCTGCAGCACTGAATGGGACAGAGTTCACGACGTTACCAGCCCTAACATATCTGGACCTGTCGTTTAACAAGATTGACCTGGCCTATGACAATGCATTTAAGGAATTACACAAACTACAAGTATTAGATCTAAGCTACAACAGCCACTATTTTGGAGTGTCAGGTGTGACACATAATTTAAATTTTTTGACAAATCTACCAGCTTTGAAAGTACTGAATATGTCAAACAATAACATTTTTACATTAACAACTAAGCAGATGACAAGCGCATCTTTGAAAGAGCTTCAATTTCAACACAATTTGTTGGCCACATTATGGAAAGAGAGGGACGGCTCATACAACAGCCTTTTTAAAAACCTGGTGAATTTAACCTATCTGGATATATCATTCAACAGCATTGAGAAGATTCCATCAACAGTCTATGAAAACTTACCGTATACCCTTCAGAAACTATGCATGAGTCATAATTTACTCACCCATTTCGATTGGGATAAACTGGCTAGTTTCCAACAACTGAATATTCTGGATCTAAGCTATAATTCTTTATATCACATGTCAGCAAATCTCTCAAACTTCACAAATGCACTTCAGATGCTTGACTTGAGCTACAATCAGATTTGTCAACTCTCTGATGGATTTTTTAAAGGTGCCCAAAACCTTCAGATACTTGACCTCAGCCACAACCAACTGACTATCGTCAACGAGACCACCTTCCTATCGGGCCCTGAAAACTACATGAAAACCTTGTCCTTGCAAGGTAATCCATTCCAGTGTACCTGTGACTTATTAGACTTCATCCAGTGGATTATGTGTAACAAAAACGTCAAGATCCCCAGACTGGCCACTGAGTTGATCTGCAACATGCCAGCCAAAACGAGAGGCCAACCAGTGATACTGTTTGACATTAAAGAATGCGTCATTGACAACGATGCCTTCCTGAGGTACTCCCGCTCCGCTTCCTTGATCATGCTCACCATGGCCATCACCATGGCAGCTCATATGTTTTATTGGGATGCTTCCTATATTCTATACTACCTGAGGGCGAAGCTGAAGGGCTACCATTCCTTTGGGTCCGCAACAACAGACAATCTCTATGATGCTTTTGTTACCTACGACACCAGAGACCCGTTGGTGTCAGACTGGGTGCTGAACCACCTGCGGGTGcagctggaggagaggggggagaaacacctgcctctctgtctggagGAGCGAGACTGGGTCCCAGGGGTCCCCCTGATAGACAACCTCTCCCACAGCATCCGACAGAGCCGCAAGACCGTTTTTGTGCTGACCGAGGCATATGTCAGGACCGGCACCTTCAGGATGGCTGTGTACTTGGCCCACCAGAGGCTGCTGGATGAAAACATGGACGTGATCGTGCTGGTTCTCCTGGAACCTGTTCTGCAGCACTCTCACTTCCTCCGTCTGCGGCGGCGTCTGTGTGGGAAGAGTGTTCTGGAATGGACCCGGACTGCAGCCGCAGAGCCCTGGTTCTGGCAGTGCCTGAGGAACGCTGTCAGGTTAGACAACCAGGTGATGTACAACCAGATGTACTCCAGGTACTTCACCAATAAGTA CCCGCCTTCACTTGTGCTCTGCGCCATCTGGATTGAGACTCATCTGTATCCAATACACCTCCG ATCCTCTGCAAAGATGTCTGACAAGCCAGATCTTGCGGAAGTCTCCAACTTTGACAAGACCAAGTTGAAGAAGACCGAAACGCAGGAGAAAAACCCCTTGCCCACCAAAGAAA CCATTGAACAGGAGAAGCAAGCAACAGCATGA